In the genome of Candidatus Poribacteria bacterium, the window CTGCCAAAGCATGGATTCCTCTACATGAAGTTCCTTTGCGGCGTATTTGATGTATTCGTTCCGCTCTACCCGGTTCTTGAGGTTCAAGAGCGTCTCGACCACCTCTTTAACAACCTCTGCTTTCACATCAACCCGATGAATGTCCTGCTGTCGGATGGCGGCTTGAATCTGAAATTCGATGAGATTTATCGCTTTGTCTGTGAGTTCTGTGAACGCATCAGCCCCATGTTGTCGCGTAAATGAATCTGGATCTTCGCCTGTAGGTAGCAGAGCAATGCGCACCCGCATCCCTTCTGTGAGTAGCCGGTGCAACCCACGTTGTGCGGCTTGGAAACCGGAGGCATCTCCATCATAGACAATAATAACTTCAGGAGCAAACCGCTTCAATAAGTTCGCATGATTTTCGCTCAACGCGGTTCCGGAGGAGGCGACTACATTCTCAATCCCAGACTGAAAAAGCATCAAAACGTCCATATAGCCCTCTACGAGGAGGACACGCTGCTTCTTGTAGATAGATTGGCGTGCTTTATCGAGGTTGTACAGGATATTGCTTTTATCATACAGAACTGTCGCCGGAGAATTCAGATACTTCGGTTGATGTTCTTCAGAAAGCGAGCGTCCACCAAAACCGACGGGTATACCGCGTTCATTGTAAATCGGAAAAAGGACCCTGTTCCAAAATCGATCCTGTGGACCCCGATCTTCATCCCGAATCAGTCCGGCATCAATGAGTTGCTGTATCGTAAAGCCTTTATCCATCGCGACTCTAATAAACTCACGTCGCCCAGACTTGGCGTAGCCCAACTGGAAGGAACGGAGCGTTTTCAGTTGGACACCCCGGTGCTTGAGATACTGCCTCGCCGACGTACCCGCTCTATCACTCAGAAGTTGGTTATGGTAGTATTCCACAGCAAACTTATTGAGATCTTCCAAGGTCGTGAACCGTCTTCGGTTTGCACTTTCGCGACCCTCTCGATTCGGGAGGTCAATATTCAGTCTTCCGGCTAACCACTCCAGTGTCTCCATGAAGTTCTTGCCTTCATGATTTTGCACAAAAGAAATGACATTGCCCCCCGTTTGACATCCAAAACAGTAAAACATCTGTTTTTGCGGTGAGACCGTGAAGGAGGGTGTTTTTTCGTCGTGAAATGGGCAGAGTCCCTTGTAATCTCGACCTGCAGGACGCAGCACGACCCCACACTCGGAGATGACTTCAACAATATCACTCCGGCTCTGAATCTCATCAATTGTTTCGCGTGGCACAGTGCCTCTGGTCTGTGGGCTGTTCACGGTGATCTGTCTCACTCTTTGAATGTAACAACGGTTACGCCCTCACCGCCTTGGCTGAGTGGGGCAAGCTGGTAGTTGGTTACACGTGGATTCTCACGCAACTCATCATGAACGGCTTTTCGCAATGCGCCGGTCCCTTTGCCGTGAAGAATACGAACTGTCGGAAGACCCGCGAGATACGCATCATCAAGATACTTATCGGTTAAGTCTAATGCCTCTTTTACAAGCAATCCTCGGATATTCAACTCACTACTGATTGTATTGGATTTACTATATTGGATATCGAGTACAGACGTTGAAAGGTGTGATGTTTCCTGTTTTGGGTGTACGGCATCTATTTCGTGGTAGGCGGCTTGCATCTGCATATTCCCGACCAGAATCTGAAGTGGTGTTTTACCGCGCGGTTTAATAGCGGTGACCTCTCCAAATCGGTTGAGTTTCTTGACCCTGACCTTATCACCAACGTTAACTTTAAATTTCGGTGGGTTGGACTGTTTTTTCGGGGGTTCTTTCTTCAGCGATTTTTTGGCAACCTCTATCTTTGAGAAAGCGTTTCGGATACTAGCTTTAGAGGCTTGTTGTTTACGGATATCAGCGACAAGTTTCTCTACGGTTTTGCGTGCGTTGTTAACAATGTCGCGCGCCTCACGCTCAGCCTGCTGTTTTAAGGTATCTCGCTCTGCTTCAAGGGTTTGAAGGAGTTGTGTATGTTTCTGGGATGCGACCTCAGTTTCTTGAATCTTATCGTGCAGGAGTGCTCGTTCTGTTTCCAATTTATCTTGTGTTTGCTGCAACCGCACGAGAAGATCTTCGACAGCCACGTTATTATTCCCTAAATGCGTCTGCGCTTCATCAAGAATTTCAGAGGGGATTCCGAGTTGCGAGGCAATTTTTATGGCATTGCTACTTCCGGGTATACCTATCTGTAGTCGATAGGTCGGACGCAGGGTTGTCCAGTCAAACTCCATTGAAGCGTTTTCCATGCTTTGTTGTGTATGTGCATACGCTTTGAGTGCGCCATAATGCGTCGTGACAATGGTATTAACTTGTCTTTCGCCGAGCCAATCAAGGAGTGCCATACCGAGTGCCGTCCCCTCGCTGGGATCTGTTCCAGCCCCAATCTCGTCCAGCAACACAAGCGCATGTTCGGAATGCTCAATTTTCCTAAGCATTTCCGCAATTTTCGTGATGTGTGAAGAGAAGGTACTCAGACTCTGCTCTATGCCTTGATCATCGCCAATGTCAGCGAATACATGGTCGAAGATAGCGATCTGACTCCCGTGTTCTGCTGGAATATGTAAGCCAGACTGCGCCATGAGCGTCAATAGCCCAACGGTTTTAAGCACAACCGTTTTTCCACCCGTATTTGGACCCGTGATGATGAGTGTATTGAACGTTTTGCCGATATGAATGTTTGTCGGAATAACACACGCTGGTAGATCCACGCTTCTATCCGAATCGAGACTTGACTTATCCGCATTCTGAAGATGAAACTCCAATAACGGATGCCGCGCTTCAATCAATTTAACAATACCGCGGGTATTCAGTTTCGGTTCAACAGCGTCTAATGCGAGACTAAAACGCGCCTTCGCGTTCAAAAAGTCAAACTCGGCTAACAGATCAAGAGATAGTTCCAATTCGTGTAAGTGGTCGCGCACGCGATCAGTGAGTTCGAGGAGGATACGTCGAATTTCACGTTGTTCGGCTTCAGCGGCTTCATGGAGTGCATTGTTCATCTGCACGATGTCCAAGGGTTCTACAAAAAAGGTGGCACCGCTTGTGGATTGTCCCTGAACGACGCCACGGAAAGAGGATCGCGCTTCCTGCTTTATTGGAATGACATACCGATTGTTTCGGGAGGTGATGACCTGCTCCTGAATTGCTTTTTGGTATTCCGGTGAGCGCAGTGTCGCTTCCAGTTTTTGGTGTATATTTTCACGAAGACGCGACAATTGGCGACGGATGGTGCGTAACTCAGGGCTTGCGCGATCCAGCAAGACACCGTCAGCATCGATACAATGGCTAATTGCTTCAACTAATTCTGGAAACACCGGCAGCGCGTCAACAATAGCAAAGAGGTTGGGAAACTCTTCTCGCTCGCGTTTCTTGAAGGCGCGATAGATGTCTTCGGGAATCTGTGCCACTTTTCGGATATCGAGAAGTTCTTCAGCATCTAAAAGTGCCCCTATCTTCGCAGCATGGGTTAGCGATTTTCGGATATCCTTTAAACCATTTAGCGGGATTCCGCCGTAAATTTGATGAAAGAATTTCGTTTCACTGCACACTGTGAGCAGATAGCGAACTTTATCGACATCACAAGACGGCGCAAGGGTATCAACACGCGCTGTCCCGAGTTGAGAAGCGGTGTACTTTTTCAGAAGTGCGCGAATTTTGTCGTATTCTAATGCTTTTTCAACACTATCTAACACTTTTTAAGTTACCTTGCGGGTCGGTCAGGTGGGTTTAACAGATAAAGTGCCTCTCCGTAGACCTAAGGGGAAACGCCCAAGCAAAAACCCCTCCGCTACGCTTACGGGCTACGGTTTTTCATTCTATCCAAAACAGCAACCTACAACACCGGCGCAGGCGGATATAATAGAAAAACGAAAAACCCACAGAAGACTTCATTTAACGCCTTGCGAACAATTAAAAATTCTTGCGCTTCAGGTTGCCCCAAGTCGTGACCAACTTCTCTTGTGGTTCGACTGGCAATATACTCCCATCACGCAACCAAGCAACAACAAAGACACTTCCATCGACCTCGACTATCACTTCAGTCTCACCGGTGGCGAATTCATAAAGATAGATGGAACCCCAACGGGAATAGGCTATATAGTCCCCTTCAGGCGACCAGTCTGCCCAATAACCGGTGGCTTTGTCCACATCAAACAGTGTCTCAATTATTTTGGTGTCGACGTCGATTGTGCAGAACGTATCGAACTCTCTGTTCCATCTAAGGAAGAGGATGCGTTGCCCATCGGGTGCCCACACAGGATAAAAATCTTTATGGAGTTCGGTCAAGAGTTCTATCTCTTTGGTCTCAACGTCTAACATGTAGAGGTGTTCCAACCAACCGGGTCTGGAGAGCGAAAAGGCGATCCGTTTACTATTTGGCGACCAAGACATCCCCCAAAATGAATAGGGCCATCCCTGATGGGGGACTTGCGTCATGACTTCCATCTCACCGCTCTCAATATCCAGCACCCAAATCTGGTTGTCTTGAGGCAGCTGGTTGATTGTCCACCCGTTGAAAGCAAGTTTTTTGCCATTCGGAGAAACGGAAAGAAACCGATACGTGCCAGCGGAGGGCGTAATGAGTTTCTTATTCTTCGGATTTTCGGGATTAATAGAATAAACATTAGAGTGCCCAGCATCCCGTTGGATGAAATAGAGGAGATCTCCGTTCGGACCCCACGAGGGATACATTCCTTTGAGGTTCAAAGGGACCGCTCTTAAATCCTTAGTGCCTTTGATTGTCGTTGTATAGAGATTCCAATCGAAACGCCCGAGGTTTTCATCGAATCCGTTGACTGCATACGCGAGATTTCCTGTCAGAGCAGCTTCACCTAACGATGCAAATGGGATAAGGGTTAAAAAAAACACCGCCCCGAGAGCGAATGCAACGATTTTGGAAGCGGAAAAAAGCGGACGATTATATTTATAAAGCATTATTGCCGCTCCTTAATATCTTAGATATAAGGTAAAAGAATTATTGATAAAACCCAAAATTACTGGACAGATCCAAGACGCTTGTAATGGAGCAGTGCATTCTCATAAAGGCGGCGGCTCAACCCGAGTTTTTCAAGATCAACAACCAGATCGTAACTGTAGAGTGCTGAGCTTTCTCTGCCTTCCTCGTCAGCGCGACGAGCACTTTGAACGTTATTGATGATCGTCATCGCCTCTTTTTCAAAAGTTCCGATCTGCTTTCGGAGCTCCGTAGACAATCCGCCCTGAATGTCTTTGTTGACCTTATAGGTACGAATCGCGTCGGCATACGCGACATAAGCGTCATAGTAACGCTTTTCGTTTTCCAGTTTTTCCGCATTTGAGAGATCCAATATTTCACCGATGGCAGCAATAACTACTTTTGCGTCCTCAATGACCTCAACGCTTTTTTGGACAAGCCCTGCTTCAAGTGTCGTCCGGAACCCATCTACGATCTCTTTATATGCGGCACGCGCTGCCTCGGTATCACCTGACTTTTCATAAACAATCGCCTGATTAAATTTGGCTTCGGTCAGTACGAACTTCCGAATCTCTGGCGAAAGTTCTGGTGTAGGCGGGAATGCTTTTGCTTGATAGGCATTAATGGCTTCCTGGTAATTGCCTTCCTGTTCGTAGGTATTGCCTATCGCCTTTTGTGCGTACAGGCTGTATATCTGATTTCTGGGTTGATGGCTTTCAATGACCTGTTGGAATTGTGAGCGTGCTTCGGCGTACGTGCCCTGATAATAGAGTGAACTCGCATATTGATACCGTGCCTTGTCAGCAAAAGCGGTATTCGGATAATTCTCAAAGACTTGTTGAAGTTGTGTCTGTGCGGTTGCGAGAGATTCTTCACTTTCTGCTAATTTATCTGCATCGAAAAGGCTCTGTTCCGCGGTTCGATAGGCTTCGGTGGCTTCACGCAGTGCGATCGTTGCCTCGGCACGGCGACTCTCTTGATTCTGATAATATGCCGCATAGCCGGCGACAGCAATAAGGACGATTCCTACGACAATGATAATGGTTCGCAAATTCTCTTTAAGGAACTGGTAGGTTTTCAGAAGTCCTTCAATAAATTTATCTTCTTGGATCTCTTCTTTCGTCAATCGTTGGTCTCGTGCCATGAATTTCCTCAATTTTAGGGGATTTTCAGTCAAAATATTCAAGCGGGTGACGGGAATTGAACCCGCGACCCTCAGCTTGGGAAGCTGACGCTCTACCGCTGAGCTACACCCGCATTAATGGTATTATACCATATCCGTTTGGCGTTGTCAATGTGATTAGTCTTCAGTTATCAGTTAAATGAAAAACGGGCGTTGGCAGGGTATACAATTACGGTTTGCAAGCTTCGCCAGATGCCCGCTTTTGCGTTTCGTCGATGTGCGCGGACTATGCGTAGGTCTCGGTTACTCTGGAGTCCCTATTGCAATTTGTCCAACTCGCCGAGGACTTGCTCAGCAGACAGTGTATTGTCGGGTGGCGCCGCTTCGACGTGTTTGAAGGCGATATTTCCCGACTTATCGATGATAATGACACCGCGTGTGGTAATACCGACCTCTTCGAGTGCCATACCGAACTGCTTAGAAACGGCAAGGTTCATATCGGCGAGGAGCGGGAAATCGACACCCCCGAGCACCTCACTCCATGCCTTATGGGCAAACGTTGAATCGCGATTGATTGCGATGACTTCAGCACCTTTGGCTTGAATTGCTGACAAACTTTCGTTGAAATCTGGCACCTGTTCAGCACAGACCGGCGAAAAAGCGAGTGGATAGAAAAGGACTACTAAATTTTTGTCTGCGTAGTCGCTTAATGAAACTTCAACATCTTCTTGGTTAACTGCACCTGTAAGTGTGAAATCCGGTGCAGCATTCCCTACATCTGCCATGAAAATTCCTCCTCTGTGCGTCTGAAAAACGCGTTTAGATAATGAGAGTTTTCTTTAAAAAATGTTACACCAGTGTAACATTTGGGTTGTATAGATTATCGGCACAAAACCCAATAACTGTAAGGGTTTGTAGACATTTTCTATCTGGTCTTCCACGTTAAAAAAATAAAATAGTGAAAAGTGTAACGTTTTGTTAAGGGTTAAATTTTATGTTATATTCACGTTCGGGACGTTTATTTGGTTTCGGTAGGTGTAAGTTTATTTTCTTTTTAACGCTGCCCACGACACCGCGAGTTTCCCTCTGGGTTCAATTGCCGTCAATGAAGCAGTCGTGGAGCCGTTCACAGTGACATCATCGAAACTGGCTTGGGTATCCCACGTCCAGACGCCGACTTTCCCAACCGGATACGTATCATCAAAAAAGACGCCCTGTTCTATATCATTAATGGCGACTGCGATGCGACCGCCCTCAATCGTGACGCGGAGTGTGAACCATTCGTTGCGCGTAATCGTAAGCCCAATAGGTTCAATGTCGTGTTCGATTTCATCGCGTGCTTCGAACCCGTCCTTAAAGGCGGTGCTGCGCTTATGCCGCCACAACTCAGACTTGTTCTCTTTCGGGCAGATGAGGTACACATAGTACTCAAATTCATTTTGAGCACGGAAGACGATACCGCCCCAGTGCCCATCATCCACACGGACCTTTGCTTCCAGCGTGTGGTCGGTCCATTCTACCCCGTTAACCAACGCCTTTTGTGCTTCACCATAGCGCATCGTTTGTTTGTATACACCTTCTTCGACTTCCCAACTGCCATTCGCCGGGGTCCAATCGGAAGCATCGTTGTCAAAGGTCCAAACGTGTTCTTCAGCCGTCGCAAAAGGAACGATATAGAGACTGAGGCACATCAAAAAAAGTGCGAATCGGCTTTTCATAAGGTCCATCTCGGTCAGCAGCCTTCGTAAATCAACCTAAAATAGGGCGAATCCATTGAGGTTTCGCCCTATAATCAAGAACCTATTTCCTTTTAAGCTTTGCCCATTGCGTCGCGAGTTTCCCTTGCGGTACAACATCGAGACTCTCGGGTTCCATTCCGTTAACTTCAGCTTCAGTCAACGCGACGGCGTAGATTCGGGATTCTTCAATGTGTGCGTTGAGATCTCCAGGACCCCCCAGTCCGTTTGTATGCCGTTTTCCCCAAATTATTTCAGCATCACCTGTGGGCCAGGTTTTGATCTCACCCTTTTCATAACTTCCAAGGCTCTTGCCGTTGCGGTATCCGGTAATCTTGTAAGTTCCACCCTTATCTTCGTAAGTGAAGGCTAAGTAGACCATTTCGCCTTCTTTCTTTTCATTGTGCGCTTTTGGGAAGTCCTCCGTGCGATGGAACCAACTGCTTCCAGACATCCATTGATTCGGTTGACGCTCGGCATAGACGACGGCATTGAACTGGTCTTCTGTCGCTTTATCTAACGTGAGTGCTGAGCCTTTCGTTGCGGCGAGGCTGTCCAGAGCAACCCATGTCATCAAAGTCTTCTCTTCGATATCGGGTCCGCTGTATTCGAGTGCGTGTGCCCATTTCCCAGTCTCAACAATTAACTGACCGCCTTTGAGTTCGGCACCGTGGAGATCCATATCGTCCCAGTTACCAATCTCGTCTTTTTCGCTCTCAAATAACCACCACCCAAGTAGCTCATCTGCTTGGGCACCTGGATCTGCGAAAACTGCGGGCGCTGAGAGGCTCAACATCAGCAGGACGGCACAGATGTAATAGACTTTTACTCTCATTGTCAATCGCTCCTTTTTCGGTTCAAATTGGAGTTCAACGCGGGTAGATTCTCTTGAGTACAGCACACGGGTCGTATTGCCACCCGCATAGGTGAATAAATCAAATATATTATAACACATCATCGGCGCAAAAGCAAATGCATTTTGGTTGCAAGAATAACCAGCAGCAGTCAGTAATCTGAAAACGCCAGGAATCGGAAACCCTCAACTGTCTGTGATTGATGGCGATAAATCACCCTCCTGCTTATCAACTTTTAAATTACGGGTACCTGTTTTGGTTTGTAGTGGAGCAATTCATCGCCCGTTGTTAAGAAATATCCGCTACTTGCAAATTATATCGGCATGTGTTACCATATAATCATCTAAGTTGTCCGTTGCCTGAATCAGGATGGACAGAATTTCCGGGATGACAGACCTCTTTTTTATTTAACACATAAGAGTCGGAGAAAAGAAATACAAAATGAAACGATGGATGCCATTAGGACTTATCATCAGCATTGCGATTATCGGTGCGGTTTTCTGCGAGGAAATTTTTGCCCAAGAAAACGCCGCTACCCGAAGGATGACAGCTACTCTATCCGGAAGTGTTATCTGGGAGGGACATGACCTATCCCACACGAGCGTGTCAGTCTACCGAGATAAGGAGCTCAAAGAGTTGTATACCAGCGGGATACCGCAACTCGGCGATGGACAATTCACGATCCGCGTTGAACCGGGTCGCTACTATATCGTTGCCTACGTTGATGTCGATAAATCGGGAAACTTCGATGCAGGCGACGGCTTTGGTGTTCTCGGTATCACCGATTGGAACGACCAAGGGCAAGGGTATCAGTTACTTGAGGTAGATAAGAGACAAAAAATTCGGGGTTTAGAGGTTCCGATAACCGCGCGCGCGACCTTCATTGATGGAAAACTCAAGATCGTTCCAACTTCTCAATATGAACCGAGTCAATTCCAACAATTCCAGACGGCTCTGCGCACTGCGACCTCCGGTTGCCGCGGCATACTCAGGTTGGGGCAAGGGCCTGTGAACCCTCAAGCTTCGCTTGGAAACCGAAAGGCATTAATTCTCGCGTATACGGATTTATCTTGGAAATATCGCGCCGGTATCGCTCCAGTGGCGGATACAGGCGGATGGACATTGAACCTGCTGCCGGGGAAGTACTACCTAATGGCAATTGTGGACAACAACAACACGAACAAATTGGATACAGGTGATGACTTCGGGTTCTACGGTGTCGAAGATATGCGAAAGCGCGGCGAATTCCCTGAGCCTGTGCTCATCTCGCCCAATAAGTTCACTGCGGATATTGAGATAGCGATTACGGCGACCTATCAGACACGTAAAAGGACAGCGACGGAAAATACGAGTATACTGACGGGACATGTATCACTTCCTGAAGATGCAACGGCACGCGTTGAGGTATACGCTGAAGCGGCTTTAGTTACGCCGATTGCGAGCGGAGAAACCGCGGTGGGCGGCATATTCCGTATCGCACTTCCGCCGGGGGAATACTATGTTATCGTTAATTTCGATGCAGATAAGGACGGCAGATACAGTGACGGCGACGGCTTGGGCGGTTATGGGACAGTGGACATCACGACCGAACCGCCAGCTCCGATCGTACTCACGGAGGGTGAGAATCTTGACATCGAACTTGTAATAAGTGCGCGTTACGACGCGAATGGACTTCTTCACGCCGCACCGCCCGGTATTGAAGCACACATCGAACAGGGCAGGATCGCAGGACGAATCACGTGGGATGGACATTCCGTTCAACAAGGAATTTTGAGTCTCTCTTATAGCCCTGATTTTAGTGCCCCGATCGCCATACCAATTTCTCTGGCAGGAGATGGTAATTATCAGGTTAGCGTCCTGCCGGGTATCTACTACGTCATGGCGGTGATGGACGCCAATAACGACGGAACAACGGGAATCACCGATGGGGTCGGCATATATGGTACGCGGCGTCCGGCGCGCGGTGAACCCACTGCGATCAATGTGTTCTCAGGACAAACAACAGCACATATTGACATCAACATCCTCGCCAGCTACATCGATGAAAAGGGGAATATGGCGGAGATTGAGGACGGTGGTCGTTGGGAAATCAAAAAACAGTACGGCGAACCTGAGGATATTTTTAGGCTCACCCGCAACGGACGCATGAACGAGGAGTGGAAATATTGGACAAAAGGCATCGGTTTCCTCTGGCGAGCCAACGGTGCGGGTTGGGAATTCGGCGATGAAGAGCGTTTTACGCCGAAAGCGGGCATCACTTCAGAAGATCCACCTACCGCGCAACAATTACCAGCACATATCTACTTTACCCATGACGACATAATCTGGGGACTTGCCCCGGATGGAACCAATGTCCCATTGGGTGCCGGGCATAATCCAACCGTCGCTAACGATGGTACACTTCTCTTTCAGGATCGGGAAGGAAACGTTATCGTCCGGCATCGTGAGCAACCCAACGGTGCTCTGTTACTTAGCAGCCGACAAATAGCGAGAGATGTGGCAATATCGCCCGACGCGGAATATGTTGCTTATACACGTCCTGATTATGGGAATCGGAGTCGCGTTATCATCCGGCATATTTTGACCGAATCCGAGTTTGTTGTGCCGTCAACGGCGTTACAGAGTTTCACACCTGCGTGGAACAGCGACGGGTCAGTGCTTGCCTACGTCACAGCCGGAACAATCGAGAATCCCGATGATACGGGAGACAATCGAAACATTTACGCTTTTGACCAAGTGACGACAAGTGTGGAACCGATTGTGGTGTCCGCTGCTGATGATACCGAACCGACATGGTCACCTGCGAATCCGAATCAATTGGCATTCACGCGAACAGAAGGCACCTATCAACAGATTTGGCTCACTACTTACTCAGATGAAGGCGTCCCGACGGAGCGGCAGTTAACACAAAAAGGCGGCTCGCACCCGGTATGGATACCGCCAGAGGGACGCTGGATCCTCTATGAGAATAACGGACAACTCTGGCAGATTGATACACAGAATCCAGAAACAACGGAGGCACCGTTGATGTCTAATGGACAGGTCGTGTTTGGGCACGAACCCACAATTAGCAATCAGCAATCAGCAACAGATTAATGAAGACGTTTTACCAGCGACTCCTCTGCATTGTCTTATTATCAATATTGCCTGTTATCACAGTCAACATGGCTGCGGCAGAATGGCTTCTGATACCGATGGAGATCGGGAGACAAACCAACCATCTGAAGGCTTACGGTTTGACCTACTGGGCATTAGAGGTGCCGCGTGAGTACCGATGCTACTGGTGGCTAAACTATCGGGGTGGCGCGTTCGTTCTGCCGGATTCGCAAGACGTGCGGATGCGTGCGACGTTGATGGGTGTGCGTTTTGAACCGATGAACCATGCTGATTATCTCAGTATCAAGGAATCTGTCCTCGATGGTAGCAACATGGACGAGATTCTATTGGAAAAAGCCCCCAAGATCGCCGTGTATGCGCCATCAGAGGCGTCGCCCTATCGAGATCCTTGGGACGACGCAGTCAAAATCGCCTTGGATTACGCACAGATCCCCTATGACGAGATCTGGGACAAAGAGGTGCAAAGCGGCATATTAGAGATAGGAGAGTACGACTGGCTACATCTCCACCACGAGGATTTTACGGGTCAACACGGTAAGTTCCACGCCGCATTTTCCGCGCAGGTCTGGTATCAACAACGGATGCTGATGTTTGAAAAAGCCGCCACAGCCGCAGGATTTCGGCGGGTCGCGCAGCATAAAGGTCAGACTGTACAGATGATCGCAGACTATATCGTCAATGGTGGGTTTATCTTCGCCATGTGTTCTGCCCCAGAAACGCTCGACATTGCTCTGGCGACACGTGGTGGGGCAATCGATATCGTTGCTCCGGAATTGGATGGGACACC includes:
- a CDS encoding DNA primase — encoded protein: MQRVRQITVNSPQTRGTVPRETIDEIQSRSDIVEVISECGVVLRPAGRDYKGLCPFHDEKTPSFTVSPQKQMFYCFGCQTGGNVISFVQNHEGKNFMETLEWLAGRLNIDLPNREGRESANRRRFTTLEDLNKFAVEYYHNQLLSDRAGTSARQYLKHRGVQLKTLRSFQLGYAKSGRREFIRVAMDKGFTIQQLIDAGLIRDEDRGPQDRFWNRVLFPIYNERGIPVGFGGRSLSEEHQPKYLNSPATVLYDKSNILYNLDKARQSIYKKQRVLLVEGYMDVLMLFQSGIENVVASSGTALSENHANLLKRFAPEVIIVYDGDASGFQAAQRGLHRLLTEGMRVRIALLPTGEDPDSFTRQHGADAFTELTDKAINLIEFQIQAAIRQQDIHRVDVKAEVVKEVVETLLNLKNRVERNEYIKYAAKELHVEESMLWQELRDAGFKETPTSNQQRRIKTNNQKLTSRAQIERQLIEALIRSPALISYVKSQFDYQSFTEPHFVRIAQLLWEACTDDETIDIQTLINECPDEKLSAFISGVILQRALPPNLIQARVEGCLKKLRHFLSQDLEQRARSHARAKGADKMETLKELVELSNQRRALRDHDIADIRGENPNEGGS
- a CDS encoding endonuclease MutS2, encoding MLDSVEKALEYDKIRALLKKYTASQLGTARVDTLAPSCDVDKVRYLLTVCSETKFFHQIYGGIPLNGLKDIRKSLTHAAKIGALLDAEELLDIRKVAQIPEDIYRAFKKREREEFPNLFAIVDALPVFPELVEAISHCIDADGVLLDRASPELRTIRRQLSRLRENIHQKLEATLRSPEYQKAIQEQVITSRNNRYVIPIKQEARSSFRGVVQGQSTSGATFFVEPLDIVQMNNALHEAAEAEQREIRRILLELTDRVRDHLHELELSLDLLAEFDFLNAKARFSLALDAVEPKLNTRGIVKLIEARHPLLEFHLQNADKSSLDSDRSVDLPACVIPTNIHIGKTFNTLIITGPNTGGKTVVLKTVGLLTLMAQSGLHIPAEHGSQIAIFDHVFADIGDDQGIEQSLSTFSSHITKIAEMLRKIEHSEHALVLLDEIGAGTDPSEGTALGMALLDWLGERQVNTIVTTHYGALKAYAHTQQSMENASMEFDWTTLRPTYRLQIGIPGSSNAIKIASQLGIPSEILDEAQTHLGNNNVAVEDLLVRLQQTQDKLETERALLHDKIQETEVASQKHTQLLQTLEAERDTLKQQAEREARDIVNNARKTVEKLVADIRKQQASKASIRNAFSKIEVAKKSLKKEPPKKQSNPPKFKVNVGDKVRVKKLNRFGEVTAIKPRGKTPLQILVGNMQMQAAYHEIDAVHPKQETSHLSTSVLDIQYSKSNTISSELNIRGLLVKEALDLTDKYLDDAYLAGLPTVRILHGKGTGALRKAVHDELRENPRVTNYQLAPLSQGGEGVTVVTFKE
- a CDS encoding tetratricopeptide repeat protein, whose protein sequence is MARDQRLTKEEIQEDKFIEGLLKTYQFLKENLRTIIIVVGIVLIAVAGYAAYYQNQESRRAEATIALREATEAYRTAEQSLFDADKLAESEESLATAQTQLQQVFENYPNTAFADKARYQYASSLYYQGTYAEARSQFQQVIESHQPRNQIYSLYAQKAIGNTYEQEGNYQEAINAYQAKAFPPTPELSPEIRKFVLTEAKFNQAIVYEKSGDTEAARAAYKEIVDGFRTTLEAGLVQKSVEVIEDAKVVIAAIGEILDLSNAEKLENEKRYYDAYVAYADAIRTYKVNKDIQGGLSTELRKQIGTFEKEAMTIINNVQSARRADEEGRESSALYSYDLVVDLEKLGLSRRLYENALLHYKRLGSVQ
- a CDS encoding redoxin domain-containing protein, which translates into the protein MADVGNAAPDFTLTGAVNQEDVEVSLSDYADKNLVVLFYPLAFSPVCAEQVPDFNESLSAIQAKGAEVIAINRDSTFAHKAWSEVLGGVDFPLLADMNLAVSKQFGMALEEVGITTRGVIIIDKSGNIAFKHVEAAPPDNTLSAEQVLGELDKLQ
- a CDS encoding DUF1080 domain-containing protein, producing the protein MDLMKSRFALFLMCLSLYIVPFATAEEHVWTFDNDASDWTPANGSWEVEEGVYKQTMRYGEAQKALVNGVEWTDHTLEAKVRVDDGHWGGIVFRAQNEFEYYVYLICPKENKSELWRHKRSTAFKDGFEARDEIEHDIEPIGLTITRNEWFTLRVTIEGGRIAVAINDIEQGVFFDDTYPVGKVGVWTWDTQASFDDVTVNGSTTASLTAIEPRGKLAVSWAALKRK
- a CDS encoding LamG domain-containing protein, whose protein sequence is MMCYNIFDLFTYAGGNTTRVLYSRESTRVELQFEPKKERLTMRVKVYYICAVLLMLSLSAPAVFADPGAQADELLGWWLFESEKDEIGNWDDMDLHGAELKGGQLIVETGKWAHALEYSGPDIEEKTLMTWVALDSLAATKGSALTLDKATEDQFNAVVYAERQPNQWMSGSSWFHRTEDFPKAHNEKKEGEMVYLAFTYEDKGGTYKITGYRNGKSLGSYEKGEIKTWPTGDAEIIWGKRHTNGLGGPGDLNAHIEESRIYAVALTEAEVNGMEPESLDVVPQGKLATQWAKLKRK
- a CDS encoding asparagine synthetase B, producing the protein MAAAEWLLIPMEIGRQTNHLKAYGLTYWALEVPREYRCYWWLNYRGGAFVLPDSQDVRMRATLMGVRFEPMNHADYLSIKESVLDGSNMDEILLEKAPKIAVYAPSEASPYRDPWDDAVKIALDYAQIPYDEIWDKEVQSGILEIGEYDWLHLHHEDFTGQHGKFHAAFSAQVWYQQRMLMFEKAATAAGFRRVAQHKGQTVQMIADYIVNGGFIFAMCSAPETLDIALATRGGAIDIVAPELDGTPIDADAETRLDFQRTLAFENFSLYTNPYRYEFSDIDNPNPDRDAQSGVEDFKLFEFAAKHDPIPTMLTQNHVSVVPGYLGQTTSFNMDKIRGSVTILGQVEGSNYAKYIHGKLGKGTFTFLGGHDPEDYRHLVGEGKIPTNLDLHKHSPGYRLILNNILFPAARKKPQKT